ATTTGGATCCGTTCGTTTATCCGTCGATACCTCGTAACCCTCCCCAAAGACACGGGTTACGGAGCGACTTTGCTTCCTTCTGATGATTGCCGAGATGATTTCACAGCCCAGATCCCCGACAAGGCGGCACCGAAATCATGGGGCGAGGAGGAATGGCGGAAAGTCCTGAGAGTGCTACCTGACAAGCAAAAGCTGGTCGTCGAGATGCTATTTCGTTCTGGCCTGAACCTCGAACAAGCGGGTGCCAAACTCGGAATCAGCCGAGAGAGAGTGCGGCAACTCAAAGAAAAGGCCTTGGACCGGATCTTTCACAGAGCAGACATTCCGGAGGCACCATGAACGCGATCGACATCCTGAACCGACTCGCTGATGCTGGCGAGGCCCATCTGAAGCAAG
This DNA window, taken from Tuwongella immobilis, encodes the following:
- a CDS encoding sigma-70 family RNA polymerase sigma factor, with the translated sequence MTSNAKERRRFTRVGGYTKLPFDFITEEEQRLLVEEHVPFALRVVRHAAKKIGHRTNQNHFDELVSEAHLALILAAKRFDPARGVLFSTYASIWIRSFIRRYLVTLPKDTGYGATLLPSDDCRDDFTAQIPDKAAPKSWGEEEWRKVLRVLPDKQKLVVEMLFRSGLNLEQAGAKLGISRERVRQLKEKALDRIFHRADIPEAP